One Candidatus Devosia phytovorans genomic window carries:
- a CDS encoding TetR/AcrR family transcriptional regulator produces MTISSAEGQPVKTAPKTRGLRADAMLNRQAILAAARQIFEAEGVLAPLDGIAVLAGVGNATLYRNFPTRDDLLVAVIQSSFDDALQHGQALSQTLTPGQALAEWLVGLAWRLHIWHDLPHCLASAHAEPSASLNDANRPMIEETRRLLTAAQEAALAVAGATAEEVFELVLALSWAIDRYGDTEASARHRVTMGTAGVFVPFDGSV; encoded by the coding sequence ATGACAATTTCGTCCGCAGAAGGGCAGCCTGTAAAAACCGCGCCAAAGACGCGTGGGCTCCGGGCTGATGCGATGCTCAACCGTCAGGCCATTCTGGCCGCCGCCCGACAAATCTTCGAGGCCGAGGGCGTGCTGGCGCCTCTCGACGGCATTGCCGTGCTGGCCGGTGTCGGCAATGCCACGCTCTACCGGAACTTTCCCACGCGCGACGACCTGCTCGTCGCTGTCATTCAATCGAGCTTCGACGATGCGCTGCAGCATGGGCAGGCGCTCTCTCAAACCCTCACGCCTGGTCAGGCGCTTGCCGAGTGGCTGGTTGGATTGGCCTGGCGCCTGCACATCTGGCACGACCTTCCCCATTGCCTTGCCTCAGCCCATGCTGAGCCATCGGCGTCCCTGAACGATGCCAACAGACCGATGATCGAGGAGACCCGACGGCTTCTGACAGCGGCCCAAGAGGCAGCGCTGGCCGTCGCCGGGGCTACTGCCGAAGAGGTCTTCGAACTTGTACTGGCGCTGTCATGGGCAATCGATCGCTATGGCGACACCGAGGCGTCGGCGCGCCATCGCGTGACCATGGGCACGGCCGGCGTCTTCGTGCCGTTCGATGGTTCTGTATGA
- a CDS encoding SDR family oxidoreductase, giving the protein MLKSLEGRTVLITGANGGLGEQFVMQALERGARKIYAAARKPRDWDDSRVQPLTLDLMDAQAAIDAAQRADDVDLLVNNAAIAPAGDSMSGPEEELRRIFETNFFGTLRVANAFAPVLAAHGGGTILNVLSAAAWIGLSTGYSVSKAAMWSATNGLRFQLQAQKTQVIGLLVGMVDTPMSSRWDVPKVSPASVVAQAYDGVVDGAMEILADEQTRGLKTMLSLKGEELYPMLHQQLASFKA; this is encoded by the coding sequence ATGCTAAAGTCACTCGAAGGGCGGACGGTTTTGATCACAGGGGCCAATGGCGGTCTCGGCGAACAGTTCGTGATGCAGGCACTGGAGCGTGGGGCCCGCAAGATCTATGCGGCGGCACGCAAGCCGCGTGACTGGGATGACAGCCGCGTTCAACCACTGACACTCGACCTCATGGACGCGCAGGCGGCGATCGACGCTGCACAGCGCGCCGATGACGTCGACCTGCTGGTCAACAACGCCGCCATCGCGCCCGCCGGCGACTCCATGTCGGGTCCTGAAGAGGAGCTGCGGCGCATTTTCGAGACCAATTTTTTTGGCACATTGCGGGTCGCCAATGCCTTTGCGCCCGTCCTGGCAGCACATGGCGGCGGCACCATCCTCAACGTGTTGTCGGCGGCCGCCTGGATTGGGTTATCGACAGGATATTCTGTCTCCAAGGCCGCGATGTGGTCGGCGACCAATGGCCTGCGTTTCCAACTGCAGGCGCAGAAGACCCAAGTTATCGGCCTTCTGGTCGGGATGGTCGATACGCCGATGTCGTCGCGCTGGGATGTGCCGAAGGTGAGCCCGGCCAGTGTCGTGGCGCAGGCCTATGATGGTGTGGTCGATGGCGCGATGGAAATCCTCGCCGATGAACAGACACGTGGCCTAAAAACCATGCTGAGCCTCAAGGGCGAGGAGCTTTATCCCATGCTCCACCAGCAGCTGGCCTCCTTCAAGGCCTGA
- the ahcY gene encoding adenosylhomocysteinase — protein sequence MTTTANDFAVKDISLAAFGRKELDIAEIEMPGLMSIRAEYAAAQPLKGARIAGSLHMTIQTAVLIETLVALGAEVRWVSCNIFSTQDHAAAAIAAAGIPVFAHKGETLEEYWDFTDRMMDWPGTTPNMILDDGGDATMYILTGAKAEKDISILDKPGNEEEEIFFATIKRRLAKSPGFFSKIRDAIRGVSEETTTGVMRLYQLHAKGELPFPAINVNDSVTKSKFDNKYGTRESLVDAIRRGTDVMLAGKVAIVCGYGDVGKGSAESLRGAGARVLVTEVDPICALQAAMEGFEVVTLEEAAERADIVVTATGNRDVLMVDDMRKLKDMAIVCNIGHFDNEIDVLGLRNFKWTNVKPQVDLVEKPDGKRLILLSEGRLVNLGNATGHPSFVMSASFANQTLAQIELWINGEQLEKKVHVLPKHLDEKVAELHLAKLGAKLTKLTKDQADYIGVTVEGPFKSGEYRY from the coding sequence ATGACGACCACTGCCAACGACTTTGCGGTCAAGGACATTTCCCTCGCAGCCTTCGGCCGCAAGGAACTCGACATCGCCGAAATCGAAATGCCCGGGTTGATGTCCATTCGGGCCGAGTATGCCGCGGCCCAGCCGCTCAAGGGCGCCCGCATTGCCGGCTCGCTGCACATGACCATCCAGACCGCCGTGCTGATCGAGACGCTCGTCGCGCTCGGCGCCGAAGTGCGCTGGGTCAGCTGCAACATCTTCTCGACCCAGGATCATGCTGCCGCGGCCATCGCTGCCGCCGGCATCCCGGTCTTTGCCCATAAGGGCGAGACGCTGGAAGAATACTGGGACTTCACCGACCGCATGATGGACTGGCCGGGCACGACCCCGAACATGATCCTCGACGATGGCGGCGATGCCACCATGTATATCCTGACCGGCGCCAAGGCCGAGAAGGACATCTCCATTCTCGACAAGCCCGGCAATGAGGAAGAGGAAATCTTCTTCGCCACCATCAAGCGCCGCCTCGCCAAGTCCCCGGGCTTCTTCAGCAAGATCCGCGACGCCATCCGCGGCGTCTCCGAAGAGACCACCACGGGCGTGATGCGCCTCTACCAGCTGCACGCCAAGGGCGAACTGCCTTTCCCCGCCATCAACGTCAATGACTCGGTCACCAAGTCCAAGTTCGACAACAAGTACGGCACCCGTGAATCGCTGGTCGACGCCATCCGTCGCGGCACCGACGTCATGCTGGCCGGCAAGGTCGCCATCGTCTGCGGCTATGGCGACGTCGGCAAGGGTTCGGCGGAATCGCTGCGTGGCGCCGGCGCCCGCGTGCTGGTCACCGAAGTCGATCCGATCTGCGCGCTGCAGGCCGCCATGGAAGGCTTTGAGGTCGTAACCCTCGAAGAGGCTGCCGAGCGCGCCGACATCGTCGTCACCGCCACCGGCAACCGCGACGTGCTGATGGTCGACGACATGCGCAAGCTCAAGGACATGGCCATCGTCTGCAATATCGGCCACTTCGACAACGAGATCGACGTGCTCGGCCTGCGCAACTTCAAGTGGACCAATGTGAAGCCGCAGGTCGACCTGGTCGAAAAGCCCGATGGCAAGCGCCTGATCCTGCTCTCCGAAGGGCGCCTGGTGAACCTGGGCAATGCCACCGGCCACCCGAGCTTTGTCATGTCTGCCTCGTTTGCCAACCAGACCCTGGCCCAGATCGAACTCTGGATCAATGGCGAACAGCTTGAAAAGAAGGTGCATGTCCTGCCCAAGCATCTCGACGAAAAAGTCGCCGAACTGCATCTGGCCAAGCTGGGCGCCAAGCTCACCAAGCTGACCAAGGACCAGGCCGACTATATCGGCGTGACCGTCGAAGGCCCGTTCAAGTCAGGCGAATACCGCTACTGA
- a CDS encoding DUF2937 family protein — MRRVIAGIGGVGLAVVLSQFPEYAQQYTQRLGGAVDELRIITQRFDTEAAAAGLDRQQALDRYNTATDGFIVGRGTSEAANFVRLEQLSGTLAQIQNADPVERLQSLPAYLDSDIGRRTLENYKPAVPVTMEGILYAGVGLILGYLVMSGLWRFCALPIKQIRKRRYAAYR, encoded by the coding sequence ATGCGGCGAGTGATAGCGGGGATCGGTGGCGTCGGACTGGCCGTTGTCCTCAGCCAATTCCCCGAATATGCCCAGCAATACACCCAGCGTCTCGGCGGTGCCGTGGATGAATTGCGCATCATCACCCAGCGTTTCGACACCGAGGCCGCTGCGGCGGGGCTGGACCGCCAGCAAGCGCTGGACCGCTACAATACCGCCACCGACGGCTTCATCGTTGGCCGTGGCACCAGCGAAGCCGCCAATTTCGTGCGACTGGAACAGTTGAGCGGCACCCTGGCGCAGATCCAGAATGCCGATCCGGTGGAGCGCCTGCAGTCCCTGCCAGCCTATCTCGACAGCGACATCGGCCGCCGGACCCTCGAAAACTACAAGCCGGCCGTGCCCGTCACGATGGAAGGCATCCTCTATGCCGGCGTCGGGCTGATCCTGGGCTATCTGGTCATGTCCGGCCTCTGGCGCTTCTGCGCTTTGCCGATCAAGCAGATCCGCAAGCGGCGGTACGCGGCCTATCGCTAG
- a CDS encoding autotransporter outer membrane beta-barrel domain-containing protein — protein sequence MRLLPAALLLALIAAAPAKAQGTPDLGQMMERNRIIVANLPTTSDRTDRIKGTVQISNSAGPFMKALPGVMSGSPIPVAASLAAFDKLGGNRKPRLYDLWVKGRAMPKQESSASHHLATLSTGVDYLVSEKLLLGTFAQTDLAASAAIAGWSLGGFGTARLSENLYVDVLGARGGLAGQSQASNWLMTTSLTGKWTANQWTFGPQVKLTHFSASAPEGVDADGAIIEAQRKATSELAVGPSVSYKLTTVNKIIVTTGLKLNTVANLVAENGTDLAVDGIRSGLEGTLNIDLPSGTRWKSSIGYDGIGQGGGNFNLKGTLSVSLD from the coding sequence TTGCGGCTGCTGCCAGCGGCATTGCTGCTCGCTCTGATCGCTGCTGCGCCGGCAAAGGCGCAGGGTACGCCCGACCTTGGCCAGATGATGGAGCGCAACCGCATCATCGTCGCCAACCTGCCAACAACATCGGACCGCACCGACCGGATCAAGGGAACGGTGCAGATCTCCAATTCGGCCGGCCCCTTCATGAAGGCGCTGCCCGGCGTCATGTCCGGTAGCCCCATCCCGGTCGCAGCCTCGCTCGCCGCCTTCGACAAGCTGGGCGGCAACCGCAAGCCACGCCTCTATGATCTCTGGGTCAAGGGTCGCGCCATGCCCAAGCAGGAATCCAGCGCCAGCCATCACCTCGCCACGCTCAGCACCGGTGTCGACTATCTGGTCAGCGAAAAGCTGCTGCTTGGCACCTTTGCCCAGACCGATCTCGCCGCCTCCGCCGCCATTGCCGGTTGGAGCCTGGGCGGTTTCGGCACGGCGCGGCTGAGCGAGAACCTCTATGTCGACGTGCTGGGCGCCCGCGGTGGCCTCGCGGGCCAGAGCCAGGCTTCGAACTGGCTGATGACCACATCGCTGACCGGCAAATGGACCGCCAATCAGTGGACCTTCGGACCACAGGTAAAACTCACCCATTTTTCCGCCTCGGCACCGGAAGGCGTCGATGCCGACGGCGCCATCATTGAGGCGCAGCGCAAGGCGACCAGCGAACTGGCGGTCGGCCCGAGCGTTTCCTACAAGCTCACCACGGTCAACAAGATCATCGTCACCACCGGCCTCAAGCTCAATACGGTGGCCAATCTGGTCGCCGAGAACGGCACCGACCTCGCCGTCGACGGCATCCGCAGCGGCCTCGAGGGCACGCTCAATATCGACCTGCCCAGCGGCACGCGCTGGAAATCCTCCATCGGCTATGACGGCATCGGCCAGGGCGGCGGCAATTTCAACCTCAAGGGCACGCTATCCGTCTCGCTCGACTGA
- a CDS encoding HPr family phosphocarrier protein, which produces MDGSGGSRAVAQQLTIVNRKGLHARASARFVRTAECFDANISVIKDGSSVNGNSIMGLMMLGAGPGSTILVQASGKQAREALEAIVELVNNGFDEDSDGIAG; this is translated from the coding sequence ATGGACGGATCGGGCGGCAGCCGGGCGGTCGCCCAGCAACTCACCATCGTCAACCGCAAGGGCCTGCACGCCCGCGCTTCGGCCCGTTTCGTTCGCACGGCCGAATGCTTTGACGCCAATATATCGGTGATAAAGGACGGCTCCTCGGTCAACGGCAATTCCATCATGGGCCTGATGATGCTGGGTGCCGGACCGGGTTCGACCATCCTCGTCCAGGCCAGCGGCAAGCAGGCCCGCGAGGCATTGGAAGCCATTGTCGAGCTGGTCAACAATGGCTTTGACGAAGACAGCGACGGCATCGCCGGCTGA
- a CDS encoding PTS sugar transporter subunit IIA, with the protein MIGLVLVTHGALANEFKSALEHVVGPQEYCETIAIGPDDNMENRRNDILAAVDKADNGAGVIILTDMFGGTPSNLAISVMQNREVEVIAGVNLPMLVKLGRVRNDMAIKDAVSLAQEAGRKYITVANSILGAT; encoded by the coding sequence ATGATAGGTCTGGTTCTGGTGACGCATGGTGCGCTCGCCAATGAATTCAAATCGGCTCTCGAACATGTCGTGGGGCCACAGGAATATTGCGAGACCATCGCTATCGGTCCCGACGACAATATGGAAAATCGGCGTAACGACATCCTTGCCGCGGTCGACAAGGCCGACAATGGCGCAGGCGTCATCATCCTGACCGACATGTTCGGCGGCACGCCCTCCAATCTGGCCATTTCCGTCATGCAGAATCGCGAAGTGGAAGTGATCGCTGGCGTCAACTTGCCCATGCTGGTCAAGCTCGGTCGCGTGCGCAACGACATGGCCATCAAGGATGCCGTCAGCCTGGCCCAGGAAGCGGGCCGCAAATATATCACCGTCGCCAATTCGATCCTCGGAGCCACCTGA
- a CDS encoding HPr kinase/phosphatase C-terminal domain-containing protein → MTKPLNVHGTGLLLGETGVLLRGPSGAGKSVLALTLLDRWEGRGLPAFLVSDDRVDLLQRGDDLDMQAPDSLAGLIELRGRGIVKRPHQSPVPLHLVVDLVPDLVRMLEEDELVTELAGVRIARTPVPYGDVVGVAHQMLLVIEAIAALGPQPTAP, encoded by the coding sequence ATGACCAAGCCACTCAATGTTCACGGAACAGGCCTGCTGCTGGGCGAGACGGGTGTCCTGCTGCGCGGGCCATCCGGCGCTGGAAAGTCCGTGCTTGCCCTGACGCTGCTTGATCGCTGGGAGGGCAGGGGGCTCCCCGCCTTTCTCGTCTCCGACGACCGTGTCGATCTGCTGCAGCGAGGCGACGACCTCGACATGCAGGCGCCCGACAGCCTTGCCGGGCTGATCGAACTGCGCGGCCGCGGCATCGTCAAGCGCCCGCACCAGAGCCCCGTGCCGCTCCATCTCGTCGTCGATCTCGTGCCCGATCTCGTCCGCATGCTCGAGGAAGACGAACTGGTCACCGAACTGGCCGGCGTCCGCATTGCGCGCACGCCCGTGCCCTATGGCGATGTGGTCGGCGTGGCGCATCAGATGTTGCTGGTGATCGAGGCGATTGCCGCTCTTGGACCGCAACCCACGGCACCGTGA
- a CDS encoding sensor histidine kinase, translating into MAVLDPETSSKPDAAEWQAPGQDTADQKSRTSPARRWRMLLAPFYKLGNAVVRFLNFSIFSSLTQRIIVLNLAGLLVLVVGILYLNQWRAGLIDARVQSLRVQGEIIAAAIAASATVNSDVISVNPDRLLELQGAGSISSLSYFDPSLEFPISPERVAPLLRNLITPTRTRARIYDQGGLQILDSDNIYARGEVMRTVIDTKPPEFFLWDWWNAVLAWVPGDNFPKYQEYGIDEGNRYPEVASALAGAPADFVRLDAQNQLMVSVAVPVQRLRAVVGAILLSTAPGDIDSIVAQERWSILRIAGIAAIVQIALSLLMAGTIAGPMRRLSEAAERVQTAGNARAEIPDFTDRPDEIGHLSGALRRMTDALYNRIEAIERFAADVAHELKNPLTSLRSAVETLPLAKRQEDKDRLNDIIQHDVKRLDRLITDISSASRLDAELAREGSERVDVEKLAEAMVSIQGDMAHGRGVKVEMDKRAGTGKGAAIINGHESRLAQVFANLIDNAVSFSPEGGVVRVALSTDAELITVMVTDEGPGITGDVGKIFQRFYTDRPEGESFGDHSGLGLSISKQIVDAHKGTIRAHNRQDRSGAAFTVVLPRARK; encoded by the coding sequence GTGGCCGTTCTCGACCCGGAAACCAGCTCCAAACCCGACGCTGCCGAATGGCAGGCGCCGGGGCAGGATACGGCTGACCAGAAGTCGAGGACGTCCCCGGCGAGGCGCTGGCGCATGCTGCTGGCGCCCTTCTACAAGTTGGGAAACGCCGTGGTGCGTTTCCTCAACTTCTCGATCTTTTCCAGCCTCACCCAGCGCATCATCGTGCTCAACCTGGCGGGCCTGCTGGTTCTGGTCGTGGGCATTCTCTACCTCAACCAGTGGCGTGCCGGCCTTATCGATGCACGCGTGCAGTCGCTGCGCGTGCAGGGCGAAATCATTGCTGCGGCCATAGCCGCCTCGGCCACGGTCAATAGCGACGTGATCTCGGTCAATCCCGACCGCCTGCTCGAATTGCAGGGCGCGGGCTCGATTTCCTCGCTCTCCTATTTCGACCCGAGCCTTGAATTCCCGATCAGCCCGGAGCGGGTCGCGCCGCTGTTGCGCAATCTCATCACGCCGACCCGCACGCGCGCCCGCATCTACGACCAGGGCGGACTGCAAATCCTCGACAGCGACAATATCTATGCTCGTGGCGAGGTGATGCGGACGGTGATCGACACCAAGCCGCCCGAGTTCTTCCTGTGGGATTGGTGGAATGCCGTGCTCGCCTGGGTGCCGGGCGACAATTTCCCGAAATATCAGGAATATGGCATCGACGAGGGCAATCGCTATCCCGAGGTTGCCTCGGCGCTTGCGGGGGCGCCGGCCGATTTTGTCCGTCTCGATGCGCAGAACCAGCTCATGGTGTCAGTGGCCGTGCCGGTGCAGCGCCTGCGCGCCGTAGTCGGCGCCATCCTGCTCTCGACTGCGCCGGGCGACATCGATTCGATCGTGGCACAGGAGCGCTGGAGCATCCTGCGCATCGCCGGCATCGCTGCCATCGTTCAGATTGCCCTCTCGCTGCTGATGGCCGGCACCATCGCTGGTCCGATGCGCCGCCTGTCCGAAGCTGCCGAGCGCGTGCAGACGGCCGGCAATGCCCGCGCCGAAATCCCCGATTTTACCGACCGTCCCGACGAGATCGGTCATCTTTCGGGCGCGCTGCGGCGTATGACCGATGCGCTCTATAATCGCATCGAGGCCATCGAGCGCTTTGCTGCCGACGTCGCCCATGAGCTCAAGAACCCGCTGACATCCCTGCGCAGTGCCGTCGAAACCCTGCCGCTGGCCAAGCGGCAGGAGGACAAGGATCGTCTCAACGACATCATCCAGCATGACGTCAAACGTCTCGACCGCCTTATCACCGATATATCGAGCGCCAGCCGCCTCGATGCCGAACTGGCCCGAGAGGGCTCGGAACGCGTCGATGTCGAGAAGCTCGCAGAGGCCATGGTGTCGATACAGGGCGACATGGCGCATGGGCGCGGCGTGAAGGTCGAAATGGACAAGCGCGCCGGAACCGGCAAGGGCGCCGCCATCATCAATGGCCACGAGAGCCGGCTGGCGCAGGTCTTTGCCAATCTGATCGACAATGCCGTCAGCTTTTCGCCCGAAGGTGGCGTGGTGCGCGTTGCGCTCTCCACCGATGCCGAATTGATCACCGTCATGGTGACCGACGAAGGGCCCGGTATTACCGGGGATGTCGGGAAGATCTTCCAGCGCTTCTATACCGATCGACCGGAAGGCGAGAGCTTTGGCGATCACTCGGGCCTCGGCCTGTCGATCTCCAAGCAGATTGTCGATGCGCATAAGGGGACCATTCGGGCGCATAACAGACAGGACCGCTCCGGCGCTGCGTTCACGGTTGTGTTACCGCGTGCCCGCAAATAG
- a CDS encoding response regulator transcription factor produces MPKIALVDDDRNILTSVSLTLEAEGYQVATYTDGASGLEGLTTDKPDLAILDIKMPRMDGMELLRRLRQKSDVPVIFLTSKDEEIDELFGLKMGADDFITKPFSQRLLVERVKAILRRSAPRDPSAPAGAAGDAAPGKALIERGSLVMDEERHTCTWKGQRVTLTVTEFLILQALALRPGVVKSRNALMDAAYDDQVYVDDRTIDSHIKRLRKKFKATDDDFEMIETLYGVGYRFKEQ; encoded by the coding sequence ATGCCAAAAATCGCGCTGGTTGATGACGACCGCAATATCCTCACCTCCGTCTCGCTGACGCTGGAAGCCGAGGGATACCAGGTTGCCACCTATACCGATGGAGCCTCGGGCCTCGAGGGACTGACCACCGACAAGCCTGACCTGGCTATTCTCGATATCAAGATGCCCCGCATGGACGGCATGGAACTGCTGCGCCGCCTGCGCCAGAAATCCGATGTGCCGGTGATCTTCCTCACCTCCAAGGATGAAGAGATCGACGAGCTGTTCGGCCTCAAGATGGGTGCCGACGACTTCATCACCAAGCCTTTCAGCCAGCGCCTGCTGGTCGAGCGCGTCAAGGCGATCCTCCGCCGTTCCGCACCCCGCGATCCCTCGGCACCTGCCGGTGCCGCCGGCGACGCCGCGCCGGGCAAGGCGCTGATCGAGCGCGGCTCGCTGGTGATGGACGAAGAACGCCATACCTGCACCTGGAAGGGCCAGCGCGTGACGCTGACCGTCACCGAATTCCTGATCCTGCAGGCGCTTGCCCTGCGTCCGGGCGTCGTCAAGTCGCGCAATGCGCTGATGGACGCCGCCTATGACGACCAGGTCTATGTCGACGATCGCACCATCGACAGCCACATCAAGCGGCTGCGCAAGAAGTTCAAGGCGACCGATGACGACTTCGAAATGATCGAGACGCTGTATGGCGTCGGCTATCGCTTCAAGGAACAATAG
- the pckA gene encoding phosphoenolpyruvate carboxykinase (ATP), giving the protein MTQFDHEALRSAVAAQAGSVSINDIAPRLVARSLQGEESQLTADGAVSVRTGAFTGRSPKDKFIVRDGLTETSVWWDNSGAMSPAHFDVLLDDAIASFGGVAAFRQDLLAGADPRHQYGVTVLTPSAWHALFIRNLLIRPGEGIETSVSAAPVTIIHAPRFKADPARHGSRTDTVIALDMSRNIVVIAGTLYAGEIKKSVFSLFNFHAPRQGVLPMHCSANLGKDGEAALFFGLSGTGKTTLSNDPDRPLIGDDEHGWSQDGVFNLEGGCYAKTIKLSPTAEPEIHAATKRFGTVLENVVLDDAHIPAFDDVSLTENTRAAYPIHVLPSIARGSVGGTPKTVVFLTADAFGVLPPVARLTSEQAVYHFLSGYTAKVAGTERGVTEPQATFSACFGAPFMPLHPTVYGDMLAEKLEQSGATAWLINTGWTGGGYGVGKRIDIASTRRLLTAALDGSLDEAEMREDELFGFEVPLSVPGVDARLLTPRATWADADAYDRQAMHLAGLFRANFEKFGTGANAAPGPRLAQAAE; this is encoded by the coding sequence ATGACCCAGTTCGACCACGAAGCCCTCAGGAGCGCTGTCGCTGCACAGGCTGGATCGGTATCCATCAACGATATCGCGCCAAGGCTGGTTGCACGCTCGCTACAGGGCGAAGAGTCGCAGCTGACGGCCGATGGCGCGGTCAGCGTGCGGACCGGCGCCTTCACCGGCCGGTCGCCCAAGGACAAGTTCATCGTGCGCGATGGCCTGACCGAGACCAGCGTCTGGTGGGATAATTCGGGCGCCATGAGTCCGGCCCATTTCGACGTGCTGCTCGACGATGCGATCGCCTCGTTTGGCGGCGTGGCGGCTTTCCGACAGGATCTCTTGGCGGGCGCCGATCCGCGCCACCAGTATGGCGTGACCGTGCTGACGCCCAGCGCCTGGCATGCGCTCTTCATCCGCAACCTGCTCATTCGCCCCGGCGAGGGCATCGAGACCAGCGTCAGTGCAGCGCCGGTGACCATCATCCACGCGCCGCGCTTCAAGGCTGATCCGGCCCGCCATGGCAGCCGCACGGATACGGTGATCGCGCTCGACATGAGCCGCAATATCGTCGTCATCGCCGGCACGCTCTATGCGGGCGAGATCAAGAAGTCGGTGTTCTCGCTGTTCAACTTCCACGCGCCGCGCCAGGGCGTGCTGCCGATGCACTGCTCGGCCAACCTTGGCAAGGATGGTGAGGCCGCGTTGTTCTTCGGCCTGTCGGGCACCGGCAAGACCACGCTCAGCAATGACCCTGACCGCCCACTGATCGGCGATGACGAGCACGGCTGGAGCCAGGACGGCGTCTTCAATCTGGAGGGCGGGTGCTATGCCAAGACCATCAAGCTCAGCCCGACGGCCGAGCCGGAAATCCACGCGGCGACCAAACGCTTCGGCACGGTGCTGGAAAATGTGGTGCTCGACGATGCTCATATACCCGCGTTCGACGACGTCTCGCTGACCGAAAACACCCGCGCGGCCTATCCGATCCACGTCCTGCCCTCGATCGCTAGGGGGAGCGTGGGCGGCACGCCCAAGACCGTGGTCTTCCTCACAGCCGATGCCTTCGGCGTGCTGCCGCCGGTGGCGCGGCTGACATCTGAACAGGCGGTCTATCATTTCCTCTCGGGCTACACCGCCAAGGTGGCCGGCACCGAACGTGGCGTTACCGAACCGCAGGCGACTTTCTCGGCCTGTTTCGGCGCGCCCTTCATGCCGCTGCACCCAACCGTCTATGGCGACATGCTGGCTGAAAAGCTCGAACAGAGCGGCGCTACCGCCTGGCTGATCAATACCGGCTGGACCGGCGGCGGCTATGGCGTGGGCAAGCGGATCGACATTGCCTCGACCCGTCGCCTGCTCACGGCAGCGCTGGATGGTTCACTCGACGAGGCCGAAATGCGAGAGGACGAACTCTTCGGCTTCGAAGTGCCGCTGAGCGTGCCGGGCGTCGATGCCAGGCTGCTGACACCGCGCGCCACCTGGGCCGATGCGGACGCCTATGACCGCCAGGCCATGCATCTGGCCGGCCTGTTCCGCGCTAATTTCGAGAAATTCGGCACCGGCGCCAATGCAGCGCCGGGCCCACGTCTGGCTCAGGCTGCCGAATAG